From the genome of Candidatus Methylopumilus turicensis, one region includes:
- the secY gene encoding preprotein translocase subunit SecY, which yields MANDSILSAVSKTGELKSRLLFVLGALVIYRLGAHIPVPGINADVLAKLFESQSGGILGMFNMFSGGALSRFTVFALGIMPYISASIIMQLLTVVSPQMEQLKKEGEAGRRQITKYTRYGTVLLATFQALGIAIALESQANLVVDPGLLFRLTAVVTLVSGTMFLMWLGEQITERGIGNGISIIIFAGIVAGLPHAVFSTLELASSGAFNPVFVIFLFAATILVTAFVVFVERGQRKITVNYAKRQVGRQVMGGQTSHLPLKLNMAGVIPPIFASSIILFPATMAGWFGSNENFSWLKDIGTKLSPGQPLYILFFVSAIMFFCFFYTALVFNPKETADNLKKNGAFVPGIRPGEQTAKYIDRIMGRLTLIGAIYITLVCLLPEFLILKFNVPFYFGGTSLLIIVVVTMDFMTQVQAHLMSHQYEGLLKKANFKNGAASSR from the coding sequence TTGGCAAACGATAGTATTTTAAGTGCTGTAAGCAAGACTGGCGAACTAAAAAGTCGCTTGCTATTTGTTCTTGGTGCACTGGTTATTTATCGTTTGGGCGCACATATACCAGTCCCTGGTATTAATGCAGATGTTTTAGCTAAGTTATTTGAATCGCAAAGTGGTGGTATTTTGGGAATGTTTAATATGTTCTCTGGTGGCGCACTTTCAAGATTTACGGTGTTTGCACTTGGTATCATGCCCTACATCTCTGCTTCAATCATTATGCAGCTTTTGACGGTTGTTTCACCTCAAATGGAACAACTTAAAAAAGAGGGTGAAGCGGGTAGAAGACAAATTACTAAGTACACACGCTACGGAACGGTTCTTTTAGCAACATTCCAGGCCCTAGGTATTGCTATTGCACTTGAATCACAGGCGAACCTAGTAGTTGATCCTGGATTATTATTTAGACTGACTGCAGTTGTAACTTTGGTCAGTGGCACTATGTTTTTGATGTGGTTGGGAGAGCAGATTACTGAGCGTGGTATTGGTAATGGTATTTCAATCATTATATTTGCGGGTATTGTTGCAGGACTCCCTCATGCGGTTTTTAGTACGCTAGAGCTTGCAAGTAGTGGTGCTTTTAATCCTGTATTTGTGATCTTTCTTTTTGCTGCGACTATATTAGTCACTGCATTTGTTGTTTTTGTTGAACGCGGCCAAAGAAAAATTACCGTTAATTATGCAAAAAGACAAGTTGGTCGCCAAGTAATGGGCGGTCAAACAAGTCATTTGCCTTTGAAGCTAAATATGGCTGGTGTAATTCCCCCTATTTTTGCATCAAGTATTATTTTGTTTCCAGCTACAATGGCGGGTTGGTTTGGAAGTAACGAAAATTTTTCATGGCTCAAAGATATAGGTACTAAATTGTCCCCAGGACAACCTTTGTACATTTTATTCTTTGTCAGTGCGATTATGTTTTTCTGCTTTTTCTATACTGCTTTAGTGTTTAATCCTAAGGAAACTGCAGATAACTTAAAGAAAAACGGTGCTTTCGTACCTGGGATACGTCCTGGTGAGCAAACAGCCAAGTATATTGATCGCATCATGGGTCGTTTAACTTTAATAGGCGCTATTTACATTACCCTGGTATGTTTACTGCCTGAGTTTTTGATTTTGAAATTTAATGTGCCGTTTTATTTTGGTGGTACATCACTTTTAATTATTGTTGTGGTGACTATGGACTTCATGACGCAAGTGCAAGCGCATTTGATGTCGCACCAGTATGAAGGTTTGCTTAAGAAAGCGAATTTTAAGAATGGTGCGGCTAGTTCACGCTAG
- the rpmD gene encoding 50S ribosomal protein L30, whose translation MAKTNKETIGTVKVTLVKSTIGRIASHKACVAGLGLRRMHHTVEVIDTPANRGMINTVNYLLKVEA comes from the coding sequence ATGGCTAAGACAAATAAAGAGACGATTGGCACGGTTAAAGTTACTTTAGTAAAAAGTACTATTGGTCGTATTGCTTCTCACAAAGCATGCGTGGCTGGTTTAGGTCTACGTCGTATGCACCACACTGTAGAAGTGATTGATACTCCTGCTAACCGTGGAATGATTAATACCGTTAACTATCTTTTAAAGGTAGAAGCATAA
- the rplO gene encoding 50S ribosomal protein L15: MKLNSISPAEGSKKVKRRVGRGIGSGFGKTAGRGHKGQKSRTGGFHKVGFEGGQMPLQRRLPKRGFRSLTKNDTARVRTSELLLIDAPVIDILTLKAANIVPGTVKSVKVYLSGDLTRAVSVQGLLLSKGARAALEAAGGKIVE; the protein is encoded by the coding sequence ATGAAATTAAATTCTATAAGTCCTGCAGAAGGCAGTAAAAAAGTTAAACGTCGTGTAGGTCGCGGTATTGGCTCAGGTTTTGGTAAAACAGCTGGTCGTGGTCACAAAGGTCAAAAATCACGTACAGGTGGTTTCCACAAGGTTGGTTTCGAAGGCGGCCAGATGCCTTTACAACGCCGTTTACCTAAACGTGGTTTTAGATCATTAACCAAAAACGACACAGCACGTGTAAGAACAAGCGAGTTGTTGTTGATTGATGCTCCAGTAATCGACATTTTGACTTTAAAAGCTGCGAATATTGTTCCAGGCACTGTTAAATCTGTAAAAGTTTATTTGTCAGGTGACTTGACACGTGCAGTATCTGTTCAAGGTTTATTGCTATCTAAAGGTGCTCGCGCTGCTCTTGAAGCTGCTGGCGGCAAGATCGTAGAGTAA
- the infA gene encoding translation initiation factor IF-1, which produces MAKEDRIEMQGEILENLPNATFRVKLENGHIVLGYISGKMRMHYIRILPGDKVTVEMTPYDLSRARIIFRAK; this is translated from the coding sequence ATGGCAAAAGAAGACAGAATTGAGATGCAAGGAGAGATTTTAGAGAATCTCCCGAATGCAACATTTAGAGTTAAGTTAGAAAACGGACATATCGTTTTGGGTTATATCTCTGGAAAAATGCGTATGCACTATATTCGCATCTTGCCAGGTGACAAAGTCACAGTAGAAATGACCCCGTATGATCTTTCGCGAGCACGGATTATTTTCCGGGCTAAATAG
- the rpmJ gene encoding 50S ribosomal protein L36 → MRVRASVKALCRHCKVVRRRGVVRVICTDPRHKQRQG, encoded by the coding sequence ATGAGAGTTCGTGCATCAGTAAAGGCTTTATGCCGTCATTGTAAAGTTGTTCGTCGTCGTGGTGTTGTGCGTGTTATTTGCACTGATCCTAGACATAAACAACGCCAAGGTTAA